In Mus musculus strain C57BL/6J chromosome 1, GRCm38.p6 C57BL/6J, a single genomic region encodes these proteins:
- the Camk1g gene encoding calcium/calmodulin-dependent protein kinase type 1G, whose protein sequence is MGRKEEEDCSSWKKQTTNIRKTFIFMEVLGSGAFSEVFLVKQRVTGKLFALKCIKKSPAFRDSSLENEIAVLKRIKHENIVTLEDIYESTTHYYLVMQLVSGGELFDRILERGVYTEKDASLVIQQVLSAVKYLHENGIVHRDLKPENLLYLTPEENSKIMITDFGLSKMEQNGVMSTACGTPGYVAPEVLAQKPYSKAVDCWSIGVITYILLCGYPPFYEETESKLFEKIKEGYYEFESPFWDDISESAKDFICHLLEKDPNERYTCEKALRHPWIDGNTALHRDIYPSVSLQIQKNFAKSKWRQAFNAAAVVHHMRKLHMNLHSPSVRQEVENRPPVSPAPEVSRPDSHDSSITEAPILDPSTPLPALTRLPCSHSSRPSAPSGGRSLNCLVNGSLRISSSLVPMQQGPLATGPCGCCSSCLNIGNKGKSSYCSEPTLFRKANKKQNFKSEVMVPVKAGGSTHCRGGQTGVCLVM, encoded by the exons ATGGGgcgtaaggaggaggaggactgcaGTTCCTGGAAGAAACAGACCACCAACATCAGGAAAACCTTCATCTTCATGGAAGTGCTGGGATC AGGAGCTTTCTCAGAGGTGTTCCTGGTGAAGCAAAGAGTGACTGGGAAACTCTTTGCTCTGAAATGTATCAAGAAGTCACCAGCCTTCCGGGACAGCAGCCTAGAGAATGAGATCGCTGTGTTGAAAAG GATCAAGCATGAGAACATTGTGACCCTGGAGGACATCTATGAGAGCACCACCCACTACTACCTGGTCATGCAGCT TGTTTCTGGAGGTGAGCTTTTTGACCGGATCCTAGAGCGTGGTGTCTACACAGAAAAGGATGCCAGCCTGGTCATCCAGCAGGTCTTGTCTGCGGTGAAATACCTTCATGAGAATGGCATCGTCCACAGAGATCTAAAG CCTGAAAACCTGCTGTACCTCACCCCTGAGGAGAACTCCAAGATCATGATCACTGACTTTGGTCTATCCAAGATGGAGCAGAATGGAGTCATGTCCACAGCTTGTGGGACCCCAGGCTACGTGG CTCCAGAAGTGCTGGCCCAGAAGCCCTACAGTAAGGCTGTGGACTGCTGGTCCATTGGTGTCATCACATACATACT GCTGTGTGGCTATCCCCCTTTCTATGAAGAAACAGAATCAAAGCTTTTTGAGAAGATCAAAGAGGGTTACTACGAGTTTGAGTCTCCGTTCTGGGATGACATTTCTGAGTCAG CCAAGGATTTTATTTGCCATCTGCTGGAGAAGGACCCAAACGAACGGTACACCTGCGAGAAAGCCCTCAGACACCCCTG GATTGATGGAAACACAGCCCTGCACCGGGACATCTATCCATCTGTCAGCCTCCAGATTCAGAAGAACTTTGCCAAGAGCAAGTGGAGG CAAGCCTTCAACGCAGCTGCGGTGGTGCATCACATGAGGAAACTGCACATGAACCTGCACAGCCCCAGTGTCCGCCAAGAGGTGGAGAACAGGCCACCTGTGTCCCCTGCTCCTGAAGTCTCCAGACCAGACTCCCATGACAGCTCCATCACAGAGGCCCCCATCCTGGACCCAAGCACACCCCTTCCTGCACTGACCCGACTACCCTGCTCACACAGCTCCCGGCCTTCAGCTCCCAGTGGTGGCCGCTCACTCAACTGCCTGGTCAACGGCTCCCTGCGCATCAGCAGTAGCCTAGTGCCCATGCAACAGGGCCCCCTAGCCACGGGGCCCTGTGGCTGCTGCTCCAGCTGTCTAAATATTGGGAACAAGGGAAAGTCTTCCTACTGCTCTGAGCCTACCCTCTTCAGAAAGGCCAATAAAAAACA GAACTTCAAGTCAGAGGTCATGGTACCAGTGAAGGCTGGTGGCAGCACCCACTGCCGGGGTGGGCAGACTGGGGTGTGTCTCGTTATGTGA
- the Camk1g gene encoding calcium/calmodulin-dependent protein kinase type 1G isoform X2 — protein sequence MQLVSGGELFDRILERGVYTEKDASLVIQQVLSAVKYLHENGIVHRDLKPENLLYLTPEENSKIMITDFGLSKMEQNGVMSTACGTPGYVAPEVLAQKPYSKAVDCWSIGVITYILLCGYPPFYEETESKLFEKIKEGYYEFESPFWDDISESAKDFICHLLEKDPNERYTCEKALRHPWIDGNTALHRDIYPSVSLQIQKNFAKSKWRQAFNAAAVVHHMRKLHMNLHSPSVRQEVENRPPVSPAPEVSRPDSHDSSITEAPILDPSTPLPALTRLPCSHSSRPSAPSGGRSLNCLVNGSLRISSSLVPMQQGPLATGPCGCCSSCLNIGNKGKSSYCSEPTLFRKANKKQNFKSEVMVPVKAGGSTHCRGGQTGVCLVM from the exons ATGCAGCT TGTTTCTGGAGGTGAGCTTTTTGACCGGATCCTAGAGCGTGGTGTCTACACAGAAAAGGATGCCAGCCTGGTCATCCAGCAGGTCTTGTCTGCGGTGAAATACCTTCATGAGAATGGCATCGTCCACAGAGATCTAAAG CCTGAAAACCTGCTGTACCTCACCCCTGAGGAGAACTCCAAGATCATGATCACTGACTTTGGTCTATCCAAGATGGAGCAGAATGGAGTCATGTCCACAGCTTGTGGGACCCCAGGCTACGTGG CTCCAGAAGTGCTGGCCCAGAAGCCCTACAGTAAGGCTGTGGACTGCTGGTCCATTGGTGTCATCACATACATACT GCTGTGTGGCTATCCCCCTTTCTATGAAGAAACAGAATCAAAGCTTTTTGAGAAGATCAAAGAGGGTTACTACGAGTTTGAGTCTCCGTTCTGGGATGACATTTCTGAGTCAG CCAAGGATTTTATTTGCCATCTGCTGGAGAAGGACCCAAACGAACGGTACACCTGCGAGAAAGCCCTCAGACACCCCTG GATTGATGGAAACACAGCCCTGCACCGGGACATCTATCCATCTGTCAGCCTCCAGATTCAGAAGAACTTTGCCAAGAGCAAGTGGAGG CAAGCCTTCAACGCAGCTGCGGTGGTGCATCACATGAGGAAACTGCACATGAACCTGCACAGCCCCAGTGTCCGCCAAGAGGTGGAGAACAGGCCACCTGTGTCCCCTGCTCCTGAAGTCTCCAGACCAGACTCCCATGACAGCTCCATCACAGAGGCCCCCATCCTGGACCCAAGCACACCCCTTCCTGCACTGACCCGACTACCCTGCTCACACAGCTCCCGGCCTTCAGCTCCCAGTGGTGGCCGCTCACTCAACTGCCTGGTCAACGGCTCCCTGCGCATCAGCAGTAGCCTAGTGCCCATGCAACAGGGCCCCCTAGCCACGGGGCCCTGTGGCTGCTGCTCCAGCTGTCTAAATATTGGGAACAAGGGAAAGTCTTCCTACTGCTCTGAGCCTACCCTCTTCAGAAAGGCCAATAAAAAACA GAACTTCAAGTCAGAGGTCATGGTACCAGTGAAGGCTGGTGGCAGCACCCACTGCCGGGGTGGGCAGACTGGGGTGTGTCTCGTTATGTGA
- the Camk1g gene encoding calcium/calmodulin-dependent protein kinase type 1G isoform X1, translating into MGRKEEEDCSSWKKQTTNIRKTFIFMEVLGSGAFSEVFLVKQRVTGKLFALKCIKKSPAFRDSSLENEIAVLKRIKHENIVTLEDIYESTTHYYLVMQLVSGGELFDRILERGVYTEKDASLVIQQVLSAVKYLHENGIVHRDLKPENLLYLTPEENSKIMITDFGLSKMEQNGVMSTACGTPGYVAHREGKSRKDLKKEAPEVLAQKPYSKAVDCWSIGVITYILLCGYPPFYEETESKLFEKIKEGYYEFESPFWDDISESAKDFICHLLEKDPNERYTCEKALRHPWIDGNTALHRDIYPSVSLQIQKNFAKSKWRQAFNAAAVVHHMRKLHMNLHSPSVRQEVENRPPVSPAPEVSRPDSHDSSITEAPILDPSTPLPALTRLPCSHSSRPSAPSGGRSLNCLVNGSLRISSSLVPMQQGPLATGPCGCCSSCLNIGNKGKSSYCSEPTLFRKANKKQNFKSEVMVPVKAGGSTHCRGGQTGVCLVM; encoded by the exons ATGGGgcgtaaggaggaggaggactgcaGTTCCTGGAAGAAACAGACCACCAACATCAGGAAAACCTTCATCTTCATGGAAGTGCTGGGATC AGGAGCTTTCTCAGAGGTGTTCCTGGTGAAGCAAAGAGTGACTGGGAAACTCTTTGCTCTGAAATGTATCAAGAAGTCACCAGCCTTCCGGGACAGCAGCCTAGAGAATGAGATCGCTGTGTTGAAAAG GATCAAGCATGAGAACATTGTGACCCTGGAGGACATCTATGAGAGCACCACCCACTACTACCTGGTCATGCAGCT TGTTTCTGGAGGTGAGCTTTTTGACCGGATCCTAGAGCGTGGTGTCTACACAGAAAAGGATGCCAGCCTGGTCATCCAGCAGGTCTTGTCTGCGGTGAAATACCTTCATGAGAATGGCATCGTCCACAGAGATCTAAAG CCTGAAAACCTGCTGTACCTCACCCCTGAGGAGAACTCCAAGATCATGATCACTGACTTTGGTCTATCCAAGATGGAGCAGAATGGAGTCATGTCCACAGCTTGTGGGACCCCAGGCTACGTGG CCCATCGTGAAGGGAAGTCAAGGAAGGATCTCAAGAAGGAAG CTCCAGAAGTGCTGGCCCAGAAGCCCTACAGTAAGGCTGTGGACTGCTGGTCCATTGGTGTCATCACATACATACT GCTGTGTGGCTATCCCCCTTTCTATGAAGAAACAGAATCAAAGCTTTTTGAGAAGATCAAAGAGGGTTACTACGAGTTTGAGTCTCCGTTCTGGGATGACATTTCTGAGTCAG CCAAGGATTTTATTTGCCATCTGCTGGAGAAGGACCCAAACGAACGGTACACCTGCGAGAAAGCCCTCAGACACCCCTG GATTGATGGAAACACAGCCCTGCACCGGGACATCTATCCATCTGTCAGCCTCCAGATTCAGAAGAACTTTGCCAAGAGCAAGTGGAGG CAAGCCTTCAACGCAGCTGCGGTGGTGCATCACATGAGGAAACTGCACATGAACCTGCACAGCCCCAGTGTCCGCCAAGAGGTGGAGAACAGGCCACCTGTGTCCCCTGCTCCTGAAGTCTCCAGACCAGACTCCCATGACAGCTCCATCACAGAGGCCCCCATCCTGGACCCAAGCACACCCCTTCCTGCACTGACCCGACTACCCTGCTCACACAGCTCCCGGCCTTCAGCTCCCAGTGGTGGCCGCTCACTCAACTGCCTGGTCAACGGCTCCCTGCGCATCAGCAGTAGCCTAGTGCCCATGCAACAGGGCCCCCTAGCCACGGGGCCCTGTGGCTGCTGCTCCAGCTGTCTAAATATTGGGAACAAGGGAAAGTCTTCCTACTGCTCTGAGCCTACCCTCTTCAGAAAGGCCAATAAAAAACA GAACTTCAAGTCAGAGGTCATGGTACCAGTGAAGGCTGGTGGCAGCACCCACTGCCGGGGTGGGCAGACTGGGGTGTGTCTCGTTATGTGA